In one window of Corynebacterium incognita DNA:
- the pks13 gene encoding polyketide synthase Pks13 (Pks13 is a key enzyme in mycolic acid biosynthesis.) — protein sequence MTVDELRIWLRNWVAQTTGVAADEILDTKPLETYGLSSRDAVVLSGELENLLGLQLDATVAYEYPTIAQLADRLVNGVQQTGTRKAAPRRAASTPTESHDIAVIGMAGRFPGANNVDEYWTMLSESRAGTGPLPMGRWSEYNADPVMKAKMAEHNLNGGYLEDIASFDPEFFGLSPLEAANMDPQQRILLELAWEALEDAHLPANELRGTSTGVYMGSTNNDYGMLIATDSEEMHPYALTGTSSSIVANRISYALDFRGPSINVDTACSSSLVAIHQAVRDLREGAADVALAGGVNIQATPVVTTSFAELGVISPTGVIHAFSDDADGFVRADAAGVLVLKRLADVDANDQVLAVIKGSAVNQDGHSNGLTAPNPDAQVDVLERAYADAGVDPATVDYVEAHGTGTILGDPIEATALGQVLGAGREMPTLLGSVKSNIGHSESAAGVAGVIKVIESMRHGVIPASINFSAPNRYIDFDAEKLEVVEDPREWPEYSGRKIAGVSGFGFGGTNAHVVLSDFRAEDVLSDAPAKQPQVDTSVVSLTVSGLLPSRRRTAAADVADFLESAGDGVDMLGLARSLARRNHARTRAVVQAADREEAIARLRKVAEGTVSVGISAADSPSVQGPVFVYSGFGSQHRKMAKDMIAMSPAFKERLEELDKIVDFESGWSILDIVNDDEQTYNTETAQVAITAIQIAITDLLASFGARPAAVMGMSMGEIAAAYAAGGITAEDAMTIACHRARLMGEGEAQLTEETAGAMAVVELPAEEIAKLTEDTGIEPAVYAGPGMTTVGGPRQAVLDLVEKLEGEGKFARALNVKGAGHTSAVEPLIGELAAEIAAVEPRPLEIPLFSSVDRGVVHQPGAVVHDPQYWLTMTRQPVYSQDATEQALAAGHSMLVEVSPNPVALMGMMNTAFTVGKSDAQLLYVLKRKVDAGESIRDLLAKMYVAGAPIDYTAVFGTGERTSAPLTTFKRNRFWTNARPSSGTRGLPGARVNLPDGKIAFSTNADQAPSALAIMETAAEAVNPEASLVAAEDYVALPAQGDVTTVITRSLGGLQVAVYAEKPGAAELQLIAEGFASTLNLGAAESTPGVATLQESGPALGEVPEEDGVESVRWDPNKESVEERLALIVSESMGYDVSDLPRELPLIDLGLDSLMGMRIKNRVENDFQIPPLQVQALRDASLADVIVMVEAAVKGDGADNAEPADDTPAAAPTTTGEGVGVAPRDASERMVFGTWATIMGSAMRGVTTALPAMTQNQADELAARLSERVDLEITAEQVQDCAALEDMANLVRPGLETEVEGNVRVLREAEGPAVFMFHPAGGSSAVYQPLARRLPDDVAVYGIERMEGSIEERAAEYAKDVATYARGRKVVLGGWSFGGALAFEVAHQLLGTDTEVAFIALLDTTQPSDPAPDTLEEITARWERYSAFAKKTYDLDFPVPYELLETAGEEAIMKMLETYLATTDASEHGLSAGVLEHQRASFVDNAILGKLDFARWADVQVPVLLFRSERMHDGAIELEPRYAHVDPDGGWSAIVEDLEIVQLQGDHLAVPDEPAIGIVGKHMNDWIEEKIRGNHG from the coding sequence ATGACCGTAGACGAACTCCGCATTTGGTTGCGCAACTGGGTGGCCCAGACCACCGGCGTGGCCGCGGACGAGATCCTGGACACCAAGCCCCTAGAAACCTATGGCCTCTCCTCGCGGGACGCTGTGGTACTTTCCGGCGAATTAGAAAACCTTCTCGGGCTGCAACTCGACGCCACCGTGGCGTACGAGTACCCCACCATCGCGCAGCTCGCCGACCGCCTGGTCAACGGCGTGCAGCAGACGGGCACCCGCAAGGCCGCACCCCGCCGCGCGGCCAGCACACCGACTGAGAGCCATGACATCGCGGTCATCGGCATGGCGGGCCGTTTCCCTGGCGCCAATAACGTCGACGAATACTGGACGATGCTGTCCGAGTCCCGCGCCGGGACCGGCCCGCTACCCATGGGACGGTGGAGCGAGTACAACGCCGACCCGGTGATGAAGGCCAAGATGGCCGAGCACAACCTTAACGGCGGCTACCTCGAGGACATCGCGTCCTTCGATCCCGAGTTCTTTGGCCTGTCTCCGCTCGAGGCGGCCAATATGGACCCGCAGCAGCGCATCCTCCTCGAGCTCGCGTGGGAGGCGTTGGAGGACGCGCATCTGCCGGCGAATGAGCTGCGCGGGACGTCGACAGGCGTGTACATGGGCTCCACCAACAACGATTACGGCATGCTCATCGCCACGGACTCGGAGGAGATGCACCCATACGCGCTGACGGGTACGTCCTCGTCGATTGTGGCCAACCGCATTTCTTATGCCCTCGACTTCCGCGGCCCGTCCATCAACGTGGATACCGCGTGTTCGTCGTCGCTGGTGGCCATCCACCAGGCCGTGCGCGATCTGCGTGAGGGCGCTGCCGACGTCGCCCTCGCCGGCGGCGTGAACATCCAGGCCACCCCGGTGGTCACCACCTCCTTCGCGGAGCTGGGCGTTATTTCCCCGACCGGTGTCATTCACGCCTTCTCCGACGATGCTGACGGCTTCGTGCGTGCCGACGCCGCGGGTGTGCTCGTCCTCAAGCGTCTCGCGGACGTGGACGCCAACGACCAGGTTCTCGCCGTCATCAAGGGCTCCGCCGTTAACCAGGACGGCCACTCCAACGGTCTGACCGCTCCCAACCCGGACGCGCAGGTGGACGTGTTGGAGCGCGCCTACGCGGATGCGGGCGTGGACCCGGCCACCGTGGACTACGTTGAGGCCCACGGCACCGGCACAATCCTGGGCGATCCCATCGAGGCCACGGCGCTCGGCCAGGTGCTTGGCGCTGGCCGCGAGATGCCGACGCTGCTCGGCTCGGTGAAGTCGAACATCGGCCACTCGGAGTCCGCGGCGGGCGTCGCGGGCGTCATCAAGGTCATCGAGTCCATGCGCCACGGCGTCATCCCGGCGTCCATTAACTTCTCCGCCCCGAACCGCTACATCGACTTTGACGCCGAGAAACTCGAGGTCGTGGAGGATCCGCGCGAGTGGCCGGAGTATTCCGGCCGCAAGATCGCGGGCGTGTCCGGCTTCGGTTTCGGTGGCACCAACGCGCACGTGGTGTTGAGCGACTTCCGTGCCGAAGATGTGCTTTCCGACGCCCCCGCGAAGCAACCGCAGGTCGATACCTCCGTGGTGTCCCTGACGGTCTCTGGCCTGCTGCCGTCGCGCCGCCGGACGGCCGCCGCGGACGTGGCAGATTTCCTGGAGTCCGCGGGTGACGGCGTCGACATGCTGGGGCTCGCGCGCTCGCTGGCGCGCCGCAACCATGCGCGTACCCGCGCCGTCGTGCAGGCCGCGGACCGCGAGGAAGCCATCGCGCGCCTGCGCAAGGTGGCCGAAGGGACAGTGTCCGTGGGCATCTCCGCGGCAGATTCCCCGTCCGTGCAGGGCCCGGTGTTCGTGTACTCCGGTTTCGGTTCGCAACACCGCAAGATGGCCAAGGACATGATCGCCATGTCCCCGGCGTTCAAGGAGCGCTTGGAGGAACTGGACAAGATCGTGGACTTCGAGTCCGGCTGGTCGATCCTGGACATCGTGAACGACGATGAGCAGACATACAACACCGAGACTGCGCAGGTGGCGATTACCGCCATCCAGATCGCGATCACGGATCTGCTCGCATCCTTCGGTGCGCGCCCCGCGGCCGTGATGGGTATGTCCATGGGCGAGATCGCCGCGGCCTACGCCGCCGGTGGGATCACCGCGGAGGACGCCATGACGATTGCCTGCCACCGCGCCCGGCTCATGGGCGAGGGCGAGGCACAGCTCACCGAGGAGACCGCCGGCGCTATGGCCGTCGTCGAGCTGCCTGCCGAGGAGATCGCCAAGCTCACCGAGGACACCGGCATCGAGCCCGCCGTGTACGCCGGGCCGGGCATGACCACCGTCGGCGGCCCGCGCCAGGCCGTGCTGGACCTGGTGGAAAAGCTGGAAGGCGAGGGTAAGTTTGCCCGCGCCCTCAACGTGAAGGGCGCGGGGCACACCTCGGCGGTGGAGCCGCTCATCGGCGAGCTCGCCGCGGAGATCGCGGCGGTCGAGCCGCGCCCGCTGGAGATCCCGCTGTTTAGCTCCGTCGACCGTGGTGTCGTGCATCAGCCGGGTGCTGTGGTCCACGACCCGCAATACTGGCTCACCATGACGCGCCAGCCGGTGTACTCCCAGGACGCTACCGAGCAGGCTTTGGCTGCTGGCCACTCCATGCTCGTGGAAGTGTCCCCGAACCCGGTGGCGCTCATGGGGATGATGAACACCGCGTTCACCGTGGGCAAGTCCGACGCGCAGCTGCTGTACGTACTCAAGCGCAAGGTGGACGCGGGCGAGTCCATCCGCGACCTGTTGGCCAAGATGTACGTGGCCGGCGCCCCGATTGATTACACCGCCGTATTCGGCACCGGCGAGCGTACCTCTGCGCCGCTGACCACTTTCAAACGCAATCGCTTCTGGACCAACGCGCGTCCGTCCTCGGGCACGCGCGGCCTGCCGGGTGCGCGGGTGAACCTGCCGGACGGCAAGATTGCGTTCTCCACCAACGCCGACCAGGCGCCGAGCGCACTCGCCATCATGGAGACGGCAGCGGAGGCTGTGAACCCGGAGGCCTCGCTCGTGGCCGCCGAGGACTACGTGGCGCTGCCCGCGCAGGGCGACGTCACCACCGTCATCACCCGCTCCCTGGGTGGCCTGCAGGTGGCCGTCTACGCGGAGAAGCCGGGCGCGGCTGAGCTCCAGCTCATCGCGGAGGGCTTCGCCTCCACGCTGAACCTGGGCGCGGCGGAATCCACACCGGGCGTCGCCACGCTGCAGGAATCCGGGCCCGCCTTGGGCGAGGTCCCTGAGGAGGACGGCGTGGAGTCCGTGCGTTGGGATCCCAACAAGGAGTCGGTGGAGGAGCGCCTCGCGCTCATTGTGTCCGAGTCCATGGGCTACGACGTCTCCGACCTGCCGCGCGAGCTACCGCTCATCGACCTTGGCTTGGACTCACTGATGGGCATGCGCATTAAGAACCGCGTGGAAAACGACTTCCAGATTCCTCCGTTGCAGGTGCAGGCGCTTCGCGACGCCTCCTTGGCCGACGTCATCGTCATGGTCGAGGCCGCGGTGAAGGGCGACGGCGCTGACAACGCAGAGCCTGCCGACGACACCCCGGCCGCCGCGCCGACCACCACCGGCGAGGGCGTGGGCGTGGCGCCACGCGATGCGTCGGAACGCATGGTCTTCGGCACCTGGGCCACCATCATGGGCTCCGCCATGCGCGGCGTCACCACCGCGCTGCCTGCTATGACGCAGAACCAGGCAGACGAGCTGGCCGCGCGCCTGAGCGAGCGCGTGGACCTGGAGATCACTGCGGAGCAGGTGCAAGACTGCGCCGCCCTGGAGGACATGGCGAACCTCGTGCGCCCCGGCCTGGAGACCGAGGTGGAAGGCAACGTCCGCGTCCTTCGCGAGGCCGAGGGCCCCGCGGTCTTCATGTTCCATCCGGCCGGTGGTTCCTCGGCGGTGTACCAGCCGCTGGCTCGCCGCCTGCCAGATGACGTCGCCGTGTACGGCATCGAGCGCATGGAAGGCTCCATCGAGGAGCGCGCCGCGGAATACGCCAAGGACGTGGCCACGTACGCGCGCGGCCGCAAGGTGGTCCTGGGCGGCTGGTCCTTCGGCGGTGCCCTGGCCTTCGAGGTGGCGCACCAGCTGCTGGGTACGGATACGGAGGTGGCCTTCATCGCGCTGCTGGACACCACCCAGCCCTCGGACCCCGCGCCAGACACCCTGGAGGAGATCACGGCCCGCTGGGAGCGCTACTCCGCGTTCGCCAAGAAGACCTATGATCTGGACTTCCCGGTGCCTTACGAGCTGCTGGAGACCGCGGGCGAAGAGGCCATCATGAAGATGCTGGAGACCTACCTGGCCACCACGGACGCCTCCGAGCATGGCCTGTCCGCCGGTGTGCTGGAACACCAGCGCGCCAGCTTCGTGGACAACGCCATTCTGGGCAAGCTGGACTTCGCTCGCTGGGCCGACGTCCAGGTGCCGGTCCTGTTGTTCCGCTCCGAGCGGATGCACGACGGCGCCATCGAGCTGGAGCCGCGCTACGCGCACGTTGATCCGGACGGTGGCTGGTCCGCTATCGTGGAAGACCTAGAAATCGTGCAGTTGCAGGGCGATCACCTGGCAGTACCCGACGAGCCGGCCATCGGCATCGTGGGCAAGCACATGAACGATTGGATCGAGGAGAAGATTCGTGGCAACCACGGCTGA
- a CDS encoding acyl-CoA carboxylase subunit beta, whose amino-acid sequence MATTAEKLADLRARLDKAQDPGSERSRAKRDEAGRSTPRQRINALLDEGSFVEVGALGKTPGDPDAIYSDGVVTGYGRINGRPVCIYAHDKTVYGGSVGVTFGQKVCEIMDMAIKIGCPVIGLQDSGGARIQDAVTSLAMYSEISRRQMPLSGRSPQISVMMGKSAGGAVYAPVTTDFVIAVDGEAEMYVTGPAVIREVTGEDVTSAELGSARQQELNGNVSAVVEDEEEAFEMVRDLIDHLPLTCFDPSPTFDAPADEELLDDAALDSFMPDDTNAGYDMQDLLAQLGDDDELIEIQENFAPNLITAFGRIDGRTVGFVANNPMHAAGCIDADAADKGARFIRICDAYNVPLIFVVDTPGYLPGVEQERVGLIHRGAKLAYAVVEATVPKVSLIVRKAYGGAYAVMGSKNLTGDINLAWPTAQIAVMGSAAAVVMLAGKQLDAAETPEQRAMTKKMFMDFYDETMTSPYVAAERGFLDGMIRPAESRLALRQALRQLETKETFDLPKKHNIMPM is encoded by the coding sequence GTGGCAACCACGGCTGAGAAGCTCGCCGACCTTCGCGCGCGCTTGGACAAGGCGCAGGACCCGGGCAGTGAACGCTCCCGTGCCAAGCGCGACGAGGCCGGGCGTTCTACGCCGCGCCAGCGCATCAATGCGCTTCTCGACGAAGGCTCCTTCGTCGAGGTCGGCGCCCTGGGCAAGACCCCGGGTGACCCGGACGCGATTTACTCGGACGGTGTGGTCACCGGCTACGGCCGCATCAACGGCCGCCCGGTGTGCATCTACGCGCACGACAAAACCGTGTACGGCGGTTCGGTGGGCGTGACCTTCGGCCAGAAGGTCTGCGAAATCATGGACATGGCCATCAAGATTGGCTGCCCAGTCATCGGCCTGCAGGACTCCGGCGGCGCCCGCATCCAAGACGCCGTGACGTCGCTGGCGATGTACTCGGAGATTTCCCGCCGCCAGATGCCGCTGTCTGGCCGCTCCCCGCAGATCTCCGTGATGATGGGCAAGTCCGCCGGTGGCGCCGTGTACGCTCCAGTGACCACGGACTTCGTCATCGCTGTGGACGGCGAGGCGGAAATGTACGTGACGGGGCCCGCCGTGATCCGTGAGGTTACTGGCGAGGACGTCACCTCCGCGGAGCTGGGTTCGGCGCGCCAACAGGAGCTCAATGGCAACGTCTCCGCCGTGGTGGAGGACGAGGAAGAAGCCTTCGAGATGGTCCGCGACCTCATCGATCACTTGCCGTTGACCTGCTTCGATCCCTCGCCGACCTTCGACGCCCCGGCGGATGAGGAACTGCTTGACGACGCCGCGTTGGACTCCTTCATGCCGGACGACACCAACGCCGGCTACGACATGCAGGACCTTCTGGCCCAGCTGGGCGACGACGATGAGCTCATCGAAATCCAGGAGAACTTCGCGCCCAACTTGATTACGGCCTTCGGGCGCATCGACGGCCGCACGGTGGGCTTCGTAGCCAACAACCCGATGCACGCGGCGGGCTGCATCGATGCGGATGCGGCGGATAAGGGCGCGCGTTTTATCCGCATTTGCGACGCTTACAACGTGCCGCTGATTTTTGTTGTCGATACTCCGGGCTACTTGCCGGGCGTGGAGCAGGAGCGGGTGGGCCTGATTCACCGCGGCGCCAAGTTGGCGTACGCGGTCGTGGAAGCAACTGTTCCTAAGGTTTCTCTCATCGTGCGCAAGGCGTACGGCGGTGCCTACGCGGTGATGGGATCTAAGAACCTTACCGGCGACATCAACCTGGCGTGGCCCACTGCACAGATCGCGGTGATGGGGTCGGCGGCGGCTGTGGTGATGCTGGCGGGCAAGCAGCTGGACGCTGCGGAGACCCCGGAGCAGCGCGCGATGACTAAGAAGATGTTCATGGATTTCTACGATGAGACCATGACTTCGCCATACGTCGCGGCGGAGCGCGGCTTCCTCGATGGGATGATTCGCCCTGCGGAGTCGCGCCTGGCTCTACGACAGGCGCTGCGTCAGTTGGAGACAAAAGAGACGTTTGACCTGCCCAAGAAGCACAACATCATGCCGATGTAG
- a CDS encoding collagen-like triple helix repeat-containing protein, whose protein sequence is MNIKNKRHAGRYQALSLLAALALVMNLVTPGANAIIDSPGLPEKYGTPDGPDPTISVDMSVDKTEVQPGDQINYTVDATLEPPYPVTTGQGGESNVVMYELTIKPDANAPLDREPQASDFTWSDGQQRDITSATQLDDGSWQVKFEEKDPRVGISGPVSVEATLPATVSDSAESGSTIEASASGRVAVDPIIDWFANGDANGTFGERDQYGGCWGEMTWSTTLDSADYGVWLAEIKLGASENLQFSDESPRITLTSPSGVDQYPNINPGEFRPDDRSGALYGQDPKPDIDYRQSVNWAYNPDNYSGLDSWIEPGTTLTVTQDFYLSDCRKDQYGRPVQDVYFEAAVTSGTPWHYAEDTDTATSTVNGPAFEVAKTAQQETVQADADGKFVAGYDVTVTNTSDADGTSGRVLDTPKQLDGFRIAGVTVNGQPVEAVDGAYLISEGVALAAGASETFDVQVSYEPIGEPTDEQWTAIGECEDTTGGQPSTKGIANVVSLEGEPEDKLDDNDACVKGVPPTPSTTPEETTPVETTPEETTPVETTPEETTPVETTPEETTPVETTPEETTPVETTPEETTPVETTPEETTPVETTPVETTPEETTPVETTPEETTPVETTPEETTPVETTPEETAPVVPDPKPAIDVEKLINGADADTAEEAVSVAPGSDMEIEFIVTNTGNTDLENVKLSDDKIAGAEIKAPEGFDGKLAKGEQVRFTATIKAPEQGGETHVNTARVTGDSVPPEGSDVPPTTVEDDDPAHAETPDEPAMTIRKKINGFDTTEDNPVTVQPGEQMTMAFIVTNTGNRTIDNVRVEDDKVSAEDIVVPEFVFDADGNQVGPFEGSLEPGQYAVFTAEFAAPEAGAGEHHNVAIAKGEVPPGDGDTPPGELETPPDDGWAKTPSLKLTKFINGDDANEAPGVELKPGEKMAIKYVVENDGPVALNDVRVVDEVTAGQDKDRIQKDIEAELAKIDPFTLQPGEKKEIEITVDAPAAADDQHTNSAHAEGTPPEQTPPDPEEGEPEYPNDGDTPPVESPEDPGNGHTPPGDTPPGDTPPGEEQKPAIDVEKLINGDDADTEDAAVSVVPGADMEFRFIVENTGNTVLKNVTLTDDKIAGADIKAPEGFDGTLEPGEKVVFTATLPAPEGENELHKNTAKVVGEVPPADGDTPPGDGDTPPTTVEDDDPAYGKTPGEPKLELRKKINGLDTTEDSPAVVRPGDDMIVSFIVTNTGTKAVDNVKVNDDVIPADQIKAPADRYKVSGEKAGAFDGTLEPGEYAVFTATIPAPEAKEGIDHHNQAIAEGEVPPVDGETPPGGRITTPPDDGYAETPTLGIKKYINGHDADEAPGVKVKPGADMQVDYKVVNTGSVTLKNINVKDTITAGDNLGEVPADSIKPAVNKLTADGKEVPFDGTLKPGEAVVFTAVVKAPKAQGMQHTNVAVAYGEPPVETPEDPKPGEPEVPSPGEGGEVPPVESPEDPANAVPDEEPDDFGGETPPPGSSIPPWLPFIPLIPLIPLFGGSSDGSSHPGKPGVPGKPVEPGEPVEPGEPVEPGEPVEPGEPVEPGEPVEPGEPGEPSAPSAPGASAEGPGMLANTGASVIGLALAGLLVLLLGLALMRRKREGEA, encoded by the coding sequence ATGAACATTAAGAATAAACGCCATGCGGGGCGCTATCAGGCTTTAAGCTTGCTGGCTGCTCTTGCTTTGGTGATGAACCTGGTTACCCCGGGCGCGAATGCGATTATTGATTCGCCGGGTTTGCCGGAGAAGTACGGAACGCCGGACGGACCTGACCCCACTATCTCTGTGGACATGTCCGTGGACAAGACTGAGGTCCAGCCCGGCGACCAGATTAATTACACCGTGGACGCCACTCTTGAACCGCCGTACCCGGTCACTACCGGCCAGGGCGGCGAGTCCAACGTGGTGATGTACGAGCTGACCATCAAGCCGGACGCTAACGCTCCGCTGGACCGCGAGCCCCAGGCGAGCGACTTCACTTGGAGTGACGGCCAGCAGCGCGACATCACCTCGGCGACGCAGCTGGATGATGGTTCTTGGCAGGTCAAGTTTGAGGAAAAGGACCCCCGCGTCGGCATTAGTGGTCCTGTTTCCGTAGAGGCAACCTTGCCCGCCACGGTATCCGACTCCGCCGAGAGTGGCTCCACCATTGAGGCCAGCGCTTCCGGGCGTGTGGCGGTGGACCCAATCATCGATTGGTTTGCCAATGGCGATGCTAATGGTACGTTTGGCGAGCGTGATCAATACGGTGGTTGCTGGGGTGAGATGACGTGGTCTACGACCCTCGACTCGGCTGATTACGGTGTCTGGCTTGCAGAGATCAAGCTCGGCGCCTCGGAGAATCTGCAATTCTCCGACGAATCGCCACGTATTACTTTGACTTCCCCAAGTGGAGTCGATCAGTACCCGAACATCAATCCTGGCGAGTTCCGTCCGGATGACCGGAGCGGGGCACTGTATGGTCAGGACCCAAAGCCGGACATTGATTATCGCCAATCTGTGAACTGGGCCTATAACCCAGACAATTATTCGGGCTTGGACTCTTGGATAGAGCCTGGAACCACTTTGACGGTTACGCAAGATTTCTATTTGTCGGATTGCAGGAAAGATCAGTACGGGCGCCCAGTGCAAGACGTCTATTTTGAGGCAGCTGTTACTTCCGGTACCCCATGGCACTACGCGGAAGACACCGATACTGCAACGTCGACGGTGAATGGTCCTGCGTTTGAGGTTGCTAAGACTGCGCAGCAGGAGACCGTTCAGGCTGACGCCGATGGCAAGTTTGTCGCAGGATACGACGTTACGGTCACCAATACTTCGGATGCTGACGGCACCTCTGGCCGTGTGCTTGATACCCCGAAGCAGCTGGACGGATTCCGCATTGCGGGCGTGACCGTAAATGGGCAGCCTGTGGAAGCCGTGGATGGCGCGTACTTGATTTCTGAGGGTGTCGCTCTCGCGGCCGGTGCTTCCGAGACCTTTGACGTTCAGGTTTCCTACGAACCGATTGGTGAGCCCACTGACGAGCAATGGACGGCAATCGGCGAGTGTGAAGACACCACTGGTGGTCAGCCGTCTACTAAGGGCATTGCAAATGTGGTGAGCCTGGAAGGCGAGCCTGAGGACAAACTCGATGACAATGATGCATGTGTAAAGGGTGTTCCGCCGACGCCGTCGACGACCCCTGAGGAGACCACTCCGGTTGAGACGACTCCTGAGGAGACCACTCCGGTTGAGACGACTCCTGAGGAGACCACTCCGGTTGAGACGACTCCTGAGGAGACCACTCCGGTTGAGACGACTCCTGAGGAGACCACTCCGGTTGAGACGACTCCTGAGGAGACCACTCCGGTTGAGACGACTCCTGAGGAGACCACTCCGGTTGAGACCACTCCGGTCGAGACGACTCCTGAGGAGACCACTCCGGTTGAGACGACTCCTGAGGAGACCACTCCGGTTGAGACGACTCCTGAGGAGACCACTCCGGTTGAGACGACTCCTGAGGAAACGGCCCCAGTGGTGCCGGACCCGAAGCCGGCAATCGACGTCGAGAAGCTGATTAATGGTGCGGATGCGGATACTGCTGAGGAAGCGGTGAGCGTGGCGCCGGGCTCTGACATGGAGATTGAGTTCATTGTTACTAATACTGGTAACACGGACTTGGAGAATGTGAAGCTGTCCGATGACAAGATCGCTGGCGCTGAGATTAAGGCGCCTGAGGGTTTTGACGGCAAGTTGGCTAAGGGTGAGCAGGTGCGTTTTACTGCCACTATTAAGGCGCCGGAGCAGGGTGGTGAGACCCACGTTAATACTGCGAGGGTGACGGGTGATTCTGTGCCGCCGGAGGGCAGTGATGTGCCGCCGACGACGGTGGAGGATGATGATCCGGCGCATGCTGAGACTCCTGATGAGCCGGCCATGACGATTCGTAAGAAGATCAATGGCTTTGACACCACTGAGGACAATCCGGTGACGGTGCAGCCTGGTGAGCAGATGACGATGGCGTTTATTGTTACCAATACGGGTAACCGCACCATCGACAATGTTCGGGTGGAAGATGACAAGGTTTCCGCTGAAGATATCGTGGTGCCGGAGTTCGTCTTTGATGCTGACGGTAACCAGGTTGGCCCGTTTGAGGGTTCGTTGGAGCCGGGGCAGTACGCGGTGTTTACTGCGGAGTTTGCGGCGCCGGAGGCTGGTGCGGGTGAGCACCACAACGTTGCTATCGCTAAGGGTGAGGTGCCGCCGGGTGATGGTGATACCCCGCCGGGTGAGTTGGAGACCCCGCCGGATGATGGTTGGGCGAAGACTCCTTCGTTGAAGTTGACGAAGTTCATCAATGGCGATGATGCGAATGAGGCGCCAGGTGTTGAGCTGAAGCCGGGCGAGAAGATGGCCATCAAGTACGTCGTGGAAAACGATGGCCCGGTGGCGCTGAACGACGTCCGTGTTGTTGATGAGGTGACTGCGGGTCAGGATAAGGATCGTATCCAGAAGGATATTGAGGCCGAGTTGGCCAAGATTGATCCGTTTACTTTGCAGCCGGGTGAGAAGAAGGAAATCGAGATTACTGTCGACGCCCCGGCGGCGGCTGATGATCAGCACACTAACTCCGCACACGCGGAGGGCACTCCGCCGGAGCAGACGCCGCCAGATCCTGAGGAGGGTGAGCCGGAGTACCCGAACGATGGTGATACCCCGCCGGTGGAGTCGCCGGAGGATCCGGGTAATGGTCACACCCCGCCAGGTGACACCCCTCCGGGTGACACCCCGCCGGGGGAGGAACAGAAGCCGGCAATCGACGTCGAGAAGCTGATTAATGGCGACGACGCCGATACCGAAGACGCTGCGGTATCTGTGGTGCCGGGTGCAGACATGGAGTTCCGCTTTATTGTTGAAAACACCGGCAACACCGTTCTGAAGAATGTGACGCTAACCGATGACAAGATCGCCGGTGCTGACATCAAGGCGCCGGAGGGCTTCGACGGCACCCTTGAGCCGGGCGAGAAGGTTGTGTTCACCGCAACACTGCCGGCGCCGGAGGGTGAGAACGAACTGCACAAGAACACGGCGAAGGTCGTGGGTGAGGTTCCGCCCGCCGACGGCGATACCCCGCCGGGTGATGGCGATACGCCGCCGACGACCGTCGAGGACGACGATCCGGCGTATGGTAAGACCCCGGGTGAGCCGAAGCTGGAGCTGCGGAAGAAGATCAACGGCCTGGACACCACCGAGGATTCACCGGCAGTGGTGCGTCCGGGAGACGACATGATTGTCTCCTTCATCGTGACCAACACGGGCACGAAGGCAGTGGACAACGTCAAGGTCAACGATGACGTCATCCCGGCAGACCAGATCAAGGCCCCGGCGGACCGCTACAAGGTCTCGGGAGAGAAGGCTGGTGCTTTCGACGGCACACTGGAGCCAGGTGAGTACGCGGTGTTCACCGCCACCATCCCGGCACCGGAGGCCAAGGAAGGCATCGACCACCACAACCAGGCAATTGCTGAAGGTGAGGTGCCGCCTGTCGACGGCGAGACCCCGCCAGGTGGCAGGATCACCACGCCGCCGGATGATGGTTACGCAGAGACCCCGACGCTGGGAATCAAGAAGTACATCAACGGCCACGACGCCGATGAAGCACCGGGCGTGAAGGTGAAGCCGGGTGCGGATATGCAGGTGGACTACAAGGTGGTCAACACCGGTTCCGTGACGCTCAAGAACATCAACGTGAAGGACACCATCACCGCGGGTGACAACCTGGGTGAGGTGCCAGCGGATTCCATCAAGCCTGCGGTGAACAAGCTGACTGCTGACGGCAAGGAGGTGCCATTCGATGGCACGCTGAAGCCGGGTGAGGCAGTGGTGTTCACGGCCGTCGTCAAGGCGCCGAAGGCCCAGGGCATGCAGCACACGAACGTGGCTGTGGCCTACGGTGAGCCACCGGTGGAGACGCCGGAGGACCCGAAGCCGGGCGAGCCTGAGGTGCCGTCCCCGGGTGAGGGCGGCGAGGTGCCGCCAGTCGAGTCCCCTGAGGATCCGGCGAATGCGGTTCCGGACGAGGAGCCGGATGACTTCGGTGGCGAAACGCCGCCTCCGGGTAGCTCGATTCCGCCGTGGCTGCCGTTCATCCCGTTGATTCCGCTGATTCCGCTGTTTGGTGGGTCGTCGGATGGCAGCTCGCATCCGGGTAAGCCTGGTGTTCCGGGTAAGCCTGTGGAGCCGGGTGAGCCTGTGGAGCCGGGTGAGCCTGTGGAGCCGGGTGAGCCTGTGGAGCCGGGTGAGCCTGTGGAGCCGGGTGAGCCTGTGGAGCCGGGTGAGCCTGGCGAGCCTTCGGCGCCGAGTGCCCCGGGCGCTTCAGCCGAGGGGCCGGGCATGCTGGCAAACACGGGTGCCAGCGTGATTGGTCTGGCCTTGGCTGGATTGCTCGTGCTGCTGCTTGGATTGGCGCTGATGCGTCGCAAGCGTGAAGGCGAGGCCTAA